In one window of Arctopsyche grandis isolate Sample6627 chromosome 6, ASM5162203v2, whole genome shotgun sequence DNA:
- the LOC143913779 gene encoding uncharacterized protein LOC143913779 has protein sequence MSSAENEEIEASTSKSHKGRNPTRDVEPIRDRSSSRIHQTRSQTQSIEILAKENKVEVIMTSIELRYSGAVQRLKGKIDKSSELDEGQYQTIKEAYDYVRKLHYEYLDNLTDIPKAAKIDEEYDAITITVKNLKAALDCQSFQDSKLKVEQATIKFARDKLPTLTIPTFQGDPSEWQSFQQAFKNIIGNKTEYSNVTKLQYLHQSLIGPALAAVSGLDISSDNYEIAWSILDKQYNLPRLNLKTRINSLCDLKLITRESHIELRNLLNQVTVCIKNIESLGYAREILDPWVTCLVLRKLPFNIVRDWEISLVSREMPPYESLETFLQNRCNVLQSTASVTTVKEFPHSRQRIMRTHVANKNPSSKVNACAFCRNNHFIGKCDKFKAKSSMERNEFVKSNNMCFKCLNSSHKITNCKSNYNCLRCKQNHHTLLHQDDTFSSNNTGRKSINAHSTHFSQREIILPTVQVDIITSNGTVVKGRTLLDSGSQVNYVTTSFAKKNNFKLEKISQKIVGIANQESSIRHITKVTIRSSTTNYSTKVLCLVLPEITGEIPTVKLDQQLISIPAGIKLSDPLWNKPTPIDFLLGAEICVHAMKAGTIQLGKGMPILKDTEFGWTIVGPYPEVNNAPGKSHIGLSQLDSHIQNFWMIDQVPMVKHQSLEEKRCEEHFQAHTSRDKNGRFCVALPYKNSPVVLGSSLHIAEKRHKTLERRFLANNNLKMEYNKVLEEYINLGHMSECEPPEAHEVHCYLPHHVVVKESSLTTKYRVVFDASAKTTSNISLNNILMVGPSVQSDWLNLFLLKLIELIPQTIFKKWKDCQLSNTVMKLYKIPRLIILNNAINIQAHGFCDASEKAYGACIYVKCTDQLGNSKCHLVCSRSRVAPLSFVTIPRLELCSAMLLSKLMKSTIDQLTIHINEKYYWTDSTVALHWIRGESCKWTTFVANRVAEIQSISQPIEWYHVSSTDNPADLISRGTQPSELNHNSLWWDGPSWLKLDESRWPRRPPEITIDLPERRVVTNATLVRENNWIDKHSHLPRLLRVLSYVRRPLRNKQLNVKENNEPSALELKDALNNLIRLSQMESFPLEYRLLSKGHPIPSSSKLAKLSPLFHENLICVGSRLPLGTTLSTSPIILSNKHKLTHMIVRDAHLKYIHLGTQALLSLLRQTYWPLAGHNTVKGVVRSCVICFRNKPLSHNRLMGLLPLERTTANFPFSHVGIDFAGPFPVKSGCNKNSKIIKGYVCVFVCFSSKAVHLELVGDLTSSNFLNCLRRFVARRGRPNTIYSDNATNFVGASRELVNLVKLIYERPHEEKLLRYVASEGIRWKFNPPRAPHMGGLWEAAVKSMKIHLNKVLKATTLNFESFCTVLTQIEACMNSRPLSPLSSDPLDLLPLTPGHFLIGRSLLALPMEVKYNTNVHANLLQIQLTTAAFWKRWSAEYLHSLQLRHKWKKDSSNNLSVGQMVLLKEEHMLPTRWVLGRVTKLYPGPDGRVRVVDVFTASGEFRRSSHLVAPLPILPQGPLDRKEDQQEGGETAASIPSTSVA, from the coding sequence atgtcaagtgctgaaaacgaggaaatagaagcttcgacttccaagtcgcataaaggtcgaaatccaactagggacgtagaacctattagagacaggtcaagctctagaatacatcagactcgaagtcagactcaatcgatagaaatattagcgaaggaaaataaagtagaagttataatgacgtcaatagaattaaggtattcaggcgcggtacaaagactaaaaggaaaaatagataaatcctccgaattagatgaaggacagtatcaaaccattaaagaagcatacgattatgtccgaaaactccattacgagtatttagataaccttacagacataccgaaagcggccaaaatagacgaagagtacgatgcaattacaataacagttaaaaatcttaaagcagcattagattgccaatcctttcaagatagtaaactaaaggtagagcaagcaacaattaaatttgctagagataagttaccgacgttaaccattcccacatttcagggagatccatctgaatggcaatcgtttcaacaagcttttaagaatataataggaaacaaaacggaatattcgaatgtcacgaaattgcaatatttgcatcaatccttaatcggtcccgctttggcagctgtatcaggtttagatattagctcagacaattacgaaatagcttggagtattttagacaagcaatataatttaccaagacttaatctcaaaactaggattaattcactttgtgacttaaaattaatcacaagagaatcacatatcgaattgagaaatctattgaatcaggtaacagtgtgtattaaaaacattgaatcgttgggttacgcgagagaaattttagatccatgggtaacatgtttagttctaaggaaattaccttttaatatagtaagagactgggaaatatcgctggttagcagagaaatgccaccatatgaaagtttagagacattcttgcagaatagatgtaatgtattacaatctactgcatctgtaactacggtgaaggaattccctcatagtcgtcaaagaatcatgagaactcatgtcgcgaacaaaaacccatcaagtaaggtaaacgcatgcgcattctgtcgaaataatcatttcataggcaaatgtgataaattcaaagcaaaatccagtatggaaagaaatgaattcgttaaatctaataacatgtgttttaaatgtttaaattcatcgcataagataacaaattgcaagtctaactataattgcttaaggtgcaaacaaaaccatcacactttgttgcatcaggacgatacatttagttccaataatacgggaaggaagtcaattaatgctcattctactcatttctctcaaagggagataattttaccgacggtacaagtagacattataacgtccaatggaacggtcgttaagggtcgcacattattagattccggctcacaagtcaactatgttaccacatctttcgctaagaagaataacttcaaattagagaaaatctctcaaaaaattgtaggtatcgctaatcaagaaagtagcattcgtcacatcaccaaggtgaccataaggtcttcaaccactaattactcaaccaaagtgttgtgtttggtattaccagaaattactggcgaaattccaactgtgaaactggatcaacagttaatttcaataccagcgggaatcaagttatcagatcccctttggaataaaccgacgccaatcgatttcttgctcggcgccgagatttgcgttcatgctatgaaagcaggaaccatccagttaggaaaaggtatgcctatcttaaaggataccgaattcggatggacaatagttggtccatatcccgaagtaaataatgctccagggaagagccacataggcttaagtcaattagacagtcacattcaaaacttttggatgatagaccaggttcctatggtaaaacatcaatctcttgaggagaaaagatgtgaggaacatttccaagcacacacatcacgagataaaaacggtagattttgtgtagctttaccatataaaaattccccggtagtattaggaagttcattgcacattgcggagaaaagacacaaaactttggaaagacgttttttagccaataataatttaaaaatggaatacaataaagttttagaagagtacataaatttaggacatatgtcagagtgtgaacctccggaggcacatgaggttcattgttatttacctcatcacgtcgtggttaaggagtctagccttaccactaaatatcgtgtagtttttgatgcgtccgcgaagacaacgtccaatatctcactaaataatattttgatggtgggacctagtgtccaatcagattggttaaatttatttttattaaaacttattgaactcattcctcagacaatcttcaaaaaatggaaggattgtcaattatccaatacagtcatgaaactttataaaattcctagattgataatactaaataatgccattaatatacaggcacacggattttgtgacgcatccgagaaagcttatggtgcttgtatttatgtaaaatgtactgatcaattgggaaattccaaatgtcatcttgtgtgttctcgttcgagagtcgctccgctcagttttgtaactattccgcgtttagagctgtgctccgctatgttattatcaaagttaatgaagtcaacaatagaccaattaacaattcatattaatgaaaaatattattggacggattcaaccgtcgcattgcattggattagaggagagtcatgtaaatggaccaccttcgttgccaatcgagtggccgaaatccaatcaatatctcaacccattgagtggtaccatgtctcctctacagacaatccagcagatttaatttctcgagggactcaaccatcagaattaaatcataattcgttatggtgggacggccctagttggttgaaattagacgaatcacgatggcctcgaagacctcctgagatcacaatagatcttccagagagaagggtagtcactaacgctacccttgtgagggaaaataattggatagataaacattctcatcttccaagactccttcgagttttatcatatgttcgtcggccactaaggaataaacaattaaacgttaaagaaaataacgaaccgtccgctttagaattaaaagatgctttaaataatttgataaggttatcgcaaatggaatcatttccattggaatatcgtttgctgagcaagggacatccaattcccagtagcagtaaattagctaaattgtcccctctattccacgagaatttaatttgtgttggaagtagacttcctctgggaacaactctatcaacgtcacccattatcttgtcaaataagcataaacttacacacatgattgtccgagatgcacacttgaaatatattcacttgggtactcaagccttactgtcgttattgcggcagacctattggccattggccggacataatactgtcaaaggagtggtgcgttcatgtgtcatttgtttcagaaataaaccactgtcacacaatagattaatgggattactcccgcttgaacgtaccactgcgaattttcctttcagtcatgtggggatagatttcgcaggaccttttcctgtgaagagtggttgcaataagaattctaagataattaagggttacgtttgtgtctttgtgtgtttttccagtaaggcagttcacttggaacttgtcggagacttaacgagttcaaatttcttaaattgtttaagaagattcgtagccagacgtggcaggcccaatacgatatattccgacaatgctactaattttgtcggtgcaagtcgtgaactcgttaatttagtaaaattaatttacgaacgtcctcatgaggagaagctactacggtatgtagcctccgaagggattcgttggaagtttaacccgccaagggcgcctcacatgggagggctgtgggaagcagcggttaaatccatgaagattcatttaaacaaggtgttaaaggccaccaccttaaatttcgaatcattttgtacggtattgactcaaatagaagcttgcatgaattcccgtcctcttagtcccttgtcttcggatccactagaccttttacccctcacacctggacatttcttaattggcagatccttactcgctcttccaatggaggttaaatataacactaatgtccatgccaatctgcttcagatacaattgaccacagcagcattttggaaacgttggtcggcggaatatttacattctttgcagttacgacacaaatggaagaaggactcgagcaacaatctgagtgtgggtcaaatggtcctgttaaaggaggaacacatgctgccaacccgatgggtcttgggtcgagtcactaaattgtatcccggaccagatggcagagttcgagtcgtcgacgtctttactgccagcggagagtttcgtcggtccagtcatctagtggcgccattgccgattctaccacaaggaccacttgacaggaaggaagatcagcaagagggaggagaaacagcagcttcaattccgtcaacttcggtagcttag